A genomic stretch from uncultured Pseudodesulfovibrio sp. includes:
- a CDS encoding response regulator — protein MADILVLDDISDAGVLVKRILERKGHSVSNFTEEEDALKHAKHHPVELAILDIKLKKMTGVEALEELKKINPDMKAIMLTGYPTLETARESLRLGAQEYCVKPINKEELETKVSEVLGE, from the coding sequence ATGGCAGATATACTTGTATTGGATGACATTTCTGACGCTGGTGTGTTGGTCAAACGCATCCTGGAGCGGAAAGGGCACAGTGTTTCTAACTTTACCGAAGAAGAAGACGCTCTGAAACACGCGAAACACCATCCTGTCGAACTGGCTATTCTTGATATAAAACTCAAGAAAATGACAGGGGTGGAGGCCTTGGAGGAGTTGAAGAAGATCAATCCCGACATGAAGGCCATCATGCTCACCGGGTATCCGACGCTGGAAACAGCCCGAGAATCACTTCGACTCGGAGCGCAGGAATACTGCGTCAAGCCTATCAACAAGGAAGAGCTCGAAACCAAGGTCTCAGAAGTGCTGGGAGAATAG
- a CDS encoding PEP/pyruvate-binding domain-containing protein yields the protein MYLKQLFKHWTYQVFAPGTLLRRKYEAFKSLLVQDAIALELIADLEEMFYGKRLADRQRAVWMTQQLSNAVGTMAGQLMEMNPTRYMDLPEYFRKIDFYVRMGMELEQPEVGPPYILSLEEAGLFPLLAGGKAANLGRAVAEGGVPVPPGFVVTANAFNYFIDFNGLNEEIEERLRQMEVGDRDLLARLTAEMQELILASEVPEEIARGIRFGVSEIIDGDDLIAVRSSALAEDGEISFAGQYASELNVQPNDVLEAYKRVLAGKYCPRAVAYRISNGLTDSQTAMAVLVLPMVEAETAGVVYSQDPDCRGREAMGVYGVNGLGYGLVDGSISPDKAVLTREAIPRIDNDCTPDAGGLPPEETLVELGRLAMQLERALGCPQDIEWAEDVTGKLFILQTRPLQMERDEVDTDDESLSSKPILEGMERASTGVGCGEIYYASSGERIAMIPQGAVVVTSTLQPSLLTFIGNMSGVISATGSRASHFASVARESGVPVLVGDLGDSFEPGQLVTVDGTHGAVYDGCVEAVMVRSRKFEKVSERVVAQYAKVAPLAVKLNLTDPQSEDFTPMGCKSLHDVVRFCHEKSVNEMFSLMDKRGRGMHAAKRLQTNLPLVMYILDLGGGIFDNAGDGKTILPHDIKCRPMWALWYGLSDERVRWSKKLTHMDWEEFDKVSGGIFSFDSKLLASYGLISEDYLHLMVRFGYHFSVVDSVCGSDSGANYVNFRFKGGGAGFDQRLLRLEFIRQVLNSYGFVTETRGDMIDARCARLDENETQRMLVRLGYLMAVTRLMDMRMDTEEQVREEVEKFIRDVENRNG from the coding sequence GTGTATCTTAAACAACTCTTCAAGCACTGGACCTACCAGGTCTTTGCGCCCGGCACGTTGTTGCGGCGCAAATACGAGGCGTTCAAGTCCCTGCTGGTGCAGGATGCCATTGCGTTGGAATTGATCGCCGATCTTGAGGAGATGTTTTACGGGAAACGTCTGGCAGACCGCCAGCGAGCGGTTTGGATGACACAGCAACTGTCCAATGCCGTCGGTACGATGGCCGGGCAGCTCATGGAAATGAATCCGACCCGTTACATGGATTTGCCGGAGTATTTTCGAAAAATTGATTTTTATGTCCGCATGGGTATGGAACTTGAGCAGCCGGAAGTGGGGCCGCCGTATATTCTGTCTCTGGAAGAGGCGGGATTGTTCCCGCTGTTGGCAGGTGGAAAAGCGGCCAATCTCGGGCGTGCCGTGGCAGAGGGAGGAGTGCCGGTACCTCCCGGGTTTGTTGTTACAGCTAATGCGTTTAACTATTTTATAGATTTCAATGGGTTAAATGAAGAGATAGAAGAAAGGCTTCGGCAGATGGAAGTCGGTGACCGTGACCTTCTGGCCCGACTGACAGCAGAGATGCAGGAGCTGATACTGGCATCCGAAGTTCCTGAAGAGATCGCTCGCGGTATCCGTTTTGGCGTGTCCGAGATTATTGATGGTGATGACCTCATCGCTGTCCGTTCAAGTGCTTTGGCCGAGGACGGTGAAATTTCCTTTGCGGGACAGTATGCTTCAGAACTCAATGTGCAACCAAACGATGTGCTGGAGGCGTACAAGCGTGTGCTGGCAGGCAAATATTGTCCCCGCGCCGTGGCGTACCGTATTTCCAATGGCCTGACCGACAGTCAGACAGCGATGGCGGTGCTGGTGCTGCCTATGGTTGAGGCCGAAACCGCCGGTGTCGTCTATTCACAAGACCCAGATTGTCGGGGACGGGAAGCCATGGGCGTCTATGGCGTGAACGGTCTCGGGTACGGGCTGGTTGACGGGAGTATCTCCCCGGACAAGGCCGTGCTGACCCGAGAAGCAATTCCCCGTATCGACAATGATTGTACCCCTGATGCCGGAGGACTGCCTCCGGAAGAGACGCTGGTGGAGCTGGGACGGTTGGCCATGCAACTGGAAAGAGCACTTGGCTGCCCTCAGGATATTGAGTGGGCAGAAGATGTGACCGGGAAGTTGTTCATTCTCCAGACCCGACCTTTGCAGATGGAGCGGGATGAGGTTGACACGGATGATGAGTCGCTGTCTTCCAAACCAATTCTTGAAGGTATGGAGCGTGCTTCGACAGGCGTGGGGTGCGGAGAAATTTATTATGCCTCGTCAGGAGAACGTATTGCAATGATTCCACAGGGAGCAGTGGTGGTTACATCCACATTGCAACCTTCCCTGTTGACGTTCATAGGTAATATGAGCGGTGTCATCTCAGCGACAGGGAGTCGGGCCAGTCATTTTGCTTCGGTGGCTCGCGAATCCGGTGTGCCCGTGTTGGTGGGTGATCTTGGTGATTCTTTTGAGCCTGGGCAGTTGGTCACGGTGGATGGCACCCATGGCGCCGTGTATGACGGGTGTGTCGAAGCCGTCATGGTTCGGTCACGGAAATTCGAGAAGGTTTCCGAGCGGGTGGTGGCACAGTATGCCAAGGTCGCGCCTTTGGCCGTCAAGCTTAATCTGACAGATCCTCAGAGCGAGGACTTTACGCCCATGGGGTGTAAAAGTCTGCATGACGTGGTTCGTTTCTGCCATGAGAAGTCCGTGAACGAGATGTTTTCTCTCATGGATAAGCGTGGACGTGGAATGCATGCCGCCAAACGGCTGCAAACGAATCTGCCTTTGGTTATGTATATTCTTGATCTTGGTGGTGGCATTTTTGACAATGCAGGTGATGGCAAGACCATTCTGCCGCACGATATCAAATGTCGTCCGATGTGGGCTCTCTGGTACGGTTTGTCTGACGAACGAGTCAGATGGTCGAAGAAGTTGACCCATATGGACTGGGAAGAGTTCGATAAGGTTTCTGGCGGCATATTCAGTTTTGATTCCAAGCTGTTGGCGAGTTACGGCCTTATATCTGAAGACTATCTCCATCTTATGGTTCGGTTTGGGTATCACTTCTCGGTGGTGGATTCCGTGTGTGGTTCTGATTCCGGGGCCAACTATGTCAATTTCCGTTTTAAGGGTGGCGGGGCTGGATTTGACCAACGGCTGCTGCGATTGGAATTTATCCGGCAAGTGCTGAACTCTTATGGTTTTGTGACTGAAACTCGCGGTGACATGATTGATGCGCGGTGTGCCCGTCTGGATGAGAATGAAACCCAGCGTATGCTGGTTCGGTTGGGCTACCTCATGGCAGTGACCCGTCTCATGGATATGCGCATGGACACCGAAGAGCAGGTTCGCGAAGAAGTGGAAAAATTTATCAGAGATGTGGAGAACCGTAATGGCTAA
- a CDS encoding dual specificity protein phosphatase family protein: MAKQCKTAYQVTWVTDQLGVGHAPMSHPQLDAIHAQGVDAILNLCGEFCDLHDIEKDAGFEVHYLPLDDEEAPSLIELEKTLAWLDEAIYLGKKVLIHCRHGIGRTGTVLNAYLLRRGLGHKLAGKALKKLKSKPANFVQWRTIRKYGKQSGQLTVREPSLEFKRLVDLSPFFNDYEELVQRLDESGKTSHGLACGLDHDQCCTTPVSLTLAEAVHLSHRINLELTGEERLAVIERAVKTAQAERKAVRDLDDDQGGEYCLSEVGAVCPLLQDGKCMLFDHRPLQCRAFGLDKSEHGELWEKLLTPALDKISAEIWFAYTSSMARKEMPHFALPDVVSGKFVETVFKYMMEQGLE; this comes from the coding sequence ATGGCTAAGCAGTGTAAGACTGCATATCAGGTCACCTGGGTCACTGATCAGCTTGGCGTCGGGCATGCGCCCATGAGTCATCCCCAGCTTGACGCCATTCATGCACAGGGGGTGGACGCCATTCTCAACCTTTGCGGTGAATTCTGTGATCTGCACGACATTGAAAAAGATGCCGGATTCGAGGTCCATTATCTGCCGTTGGATGACGAGGAAGCGCCCAGTCTCATCGAATTGGAAAAGACGCTGGCATGGCTGGATGAGGCTATTTATCTCGGCAAGAAGGTGCTTATTCACTGCCGGCATGGAATAGGTCGAACCGGGACTGTGCTCAATGCGTATCTGCTCAGGCGGGGACTCGGTCACAAACTGGCTGGAAAGGCGCTCAAGAAACTCAAGAGCAAGCCTGCCAATTTCGTGCAATGGCGCACCATTCGCAAGTATGGCAAACAGTCAGGACAGTTGACCGTGCGTGAACCGTCCCTTGAGTTTAAACGTCTGGTGGATTTGTCCCCTTTTTTTAATGATTATGAGGAATTGGTTCAGCGTTTGGATGAGAGTGGCAAAACTTCACACGGTTTGGCCTGCGGGCTGGATCATGACCAGTGCTGTACTACGCCGGTGAGTTTGACGCTCGCGGAAGCCGTCCATCTCAGCCATCGGATAAATCTGGAACTGACAGGCGAAGAACGTCTTGCCGTGATTGAACGGGCTGTGAAAACCGCGCAGGCGGAACGCAAGGCCGTCCGTGATCTGGATGACGATCAGGGCGGGGAGTATTGCCTGTCTGAAGTCGGGGCTGTCTGCCCCTTGCTTCAGGACGGAAAGTGTATGCTTTTCGACCATCGCCCGTTGCAATGCCGCGCTTTTGGTCTTGATAAGAGTGAACACGGAGAATTGTGGGAGAAATTGCTCACCCCGGCGCTCGACAAGATATCTGCTGAAATCTGGTTCGCCTACACCAGTTCCATGGCGCGTAAGGAAATGCCCCACTTCGCACTGCCGGACGTGGTCTCCGGCAAGTTTGTGGAGACCGTCTTCAAATATATGATGGAGCAGGGGCTGGAGTAG